ctctttttctttttctttctctttttctttttctttctctttttttttctctttctctttttttttctttttctctttttttttttttaaatatttatactactgtattatatgtaattaaacataatggtaaaaaaagaaCGATCGTGTATAAGAGAAtaactttttcattttttacattttgaaGTAAAgctatatattcaaatatatgtatacatatttacatgtttatatgtttaattggacatttatttgtatgttAATTTacgcatttattttttttgcttttgtttattcaaataattttttttatattaaatactttattttatttttttccttgtacatttatttatacatatagatGATGTgcttcaaatttttttatttattttttatttatttttttgttcctctgagttcttataatatatatatataagtcgCTAAGCGTAAAATTTTGAACATGCCCATAGAATATATGTGATCCAACGCATAAACAACAAAATggaatatttattgtatgtattttatgcatacatacttaaatacgtatatatatttaagtacgtatatatatttaagtacgtatatatatttaagtacgtatatattgtatgcatgtattagaagtgtatacatattataagtACGCACATATCGTAAGTTCGTATATAAGTACGTTTGTACGCACATATTATAAGTTCGTATATAAGTACGTTTGTACGCACATACTATAAGTTCGCATATAAGTACGTTTGCAAGCACATACTATAAGTTCgtatataagtacatttgtatgcatatattataagtacgtatataagtacatttgtacgcatatattataagtaCGTATACATTATAAATGCGTACATTTAATACAAATGAGAACAATTTTTTTGAGTACAAGtgtttttttctgtattatCGTCTGGGATATACGTACGTGCAAATAAGCAAACGGAAAACAGAAAGGAATTAATTATGATGGTAATTATTCACAGTTAATATGACAGTTAATTAGTATTATGCCAAATTGAATTTGATTTTAAATTTGATTTTAAATTTGATTTTAAAtttgattttaattttgattttaattttgattttaattttgattttaattttgattttaattttgatttGATTTGGAAGTTAATTTAgaaattgaatttttttttttttttttctttttaacattttcttCGTTGGTCTTTGCTCCTTCCTCTTTGCTCGTttgtgtaaaatatatttaagaagactctttttttaaaaatgaaaagatataatattcataacaGTAAGTTGTATAATcctaaaaaagtaaaagtagAATGTGAATATGAGAAtgaattaagaaaaaaagactATTCCTCATCAAGTATTTTTGACTACAATTTATCACATTTGAAAAGAATTGAAGACATAGAAGAAAGAAATTTAGAAAGATTAAgcttttttcatttagaagaaaatcgaaagagaagaaaaattaattttttaaatatatttgatcaTTTGAAAAATAGTAGTAAAGATACAAAGAAGACTGGAGATGGTTGTGATGAAGTGGGTGATGATAGCTGTCATAATAATGGCGATTCTAATAGAAAACATAATACGACGAATATTCCCTATCAGAGTAAAAATGAAAGGACTAAAAAAAGTAAGGCGGCTAGTCTAAATAGCAATAACCCAATAAATAATGAGTATAACAACAACagtaaggaaaaattaaataaaggaAACTTGGTGGATGATTggaaaatagaagaaaatatgggaaacaaaaaaggaatcgacataaaaaataaatattatgaaaaaataaataacatacTAAAAGAAGCACACATGAGCAAAATTGCTAGAAAGACTAACCGAAATGGATGTAAATATTTGTGTGCTCGATAAGGTGTTATAACCAAGAAGTCATATGTGATATGAGACTGTATACAGCACTGTGTATTGAGGGAGTGTTccaattataaatattgtaCAAATGCTTATATATGCCCATGTGGAATACCCATATAAAgctgtatatgtattatatacacattgAAACCCTAAGTGTGTTATATCAAAAGAGTTTAATAGCAGAGAAGACATGAAGAATAGAGCTGCAAATGGATTATTCAAGATTTAtcttgttaaaaaaattgtgttcgcacaatattttttccatatcaTTCGTGTTAGGCGTAAACGTTAGATATGCATGAAGGCATGTTTTAAggctttttattattattcattattatgattatgattattatgattattattatgattatgattattatgattatgattattatgattatgattattatgattatgattattatgattatgaTTATGATTATGATTATGATTATGATTATGATTAtgattatgattattattattattattattattattattattattattattattattattatttattattattatttattattattattattattatttattattattatttattattattatttattattattatttattattattatttattattattatttattattattatttattattattatttattattattattttattaatattttatgttattaatattttatgttattaatattttattttattatgttattatttttttcggTATTCTTAATATTGCagactcttttttttcggcccctatttttttgtctttttttttcgccCCCTTTTTCTCAATATTGCACACTTTTTGAATTAGATGTTTATCTCAGTTTTATTCTATTCCATCATATAACGTTTCATTATACTATGCTATATTATACTATGTTATGGtttatcatattatatatctttatatatttttccatttcgtTTCCTAAGTGCACAAAAAGCGAAAATACTAGATCGGAAAGActtaattaattattcttGCTTCCATTCATCGTCCACCGCTCATCTATTCGCTGCTtcattctctttttttttttatataataacataaatgtgtatatatacatatagtatatggtacaaattaaaaatttttatgtatattattttccaaattttgtgctacttaaaaattattaacgtgataacattttttcgtttgtgaaaagggaaaaaaaaaaaaagaaaatacttTCCATAGGTAGTTGCGCATATAAATATGGTCtcaattaattaaaatatgatatatggacagataaataaaaatagatgtggttggataaaaaaataagtggTAGTAGGTAGTACATATACTACAACAAAATGATGCACAgtatggtaaaaaaaaaattcgagAGATAATAAACTGTTAAACTAGCCCACTCTCATAactatcatttaaaaaaaaagaaaaagaaaaagaaaaccTTAAGCACACATCAACAAAATGAGTAAAAATTTCGCCCAACTTTTGGCATTAAAATTACCCTAGTGTCATAACATCAAATTCTTCTAAATcttttgcatttattttatttttcccatcatttttattattcttattactattattatcgTCATCATTTTGATCATCAGCATCATctctattatatttttgcatcAATTCCTTTAGTTTA
This genomic interval from Plasmodium brasilianum strain Bolivian I chromosome 13, whole genome shotgun sequence contains the following:
- a CDS encoding hypothetical protein (conserved Plasmodium protein), whose product is MKRYNIHNSKLYNPKKVKVECEYENELRKKDYSSSSIFDYNLSHLKRIEDIEERNLERLSFFHLEENRKRRKINFLNIFDHLKNSSKDTKKTGDGCDEVGDDSCHNNGDSNRKHNTTNIPYQSKNERTKKSKAASLNSNNPINNEYNNNSKEKLNKGNLVDDWKIEENMGNKKGIDIKNKYYEKINNILKEAHMSKIARKTNRNGCKYLCAR